Proteins from a single region of Pseudarthrobacter sp. NIBRBAC000502772:
- a CDS encoding glutamate ABC transporter substrate-binding protein — protein sequence MKAFMTRRKSFFVAATAALALSLSACGGTTPGTTSDPTVADKPTFAAGTTMAKLSAAGTIKIGTKYDQPLFGQVGLDGKPVGFDVEMGKLIAAKLGIAADKIEWSETVSANREPFIEQGKVDLVIATYTINDKRKQVVSFAGPYYEAGQALMVNKDNTSITKPEDVAGKKVCSVTGSTPAATIVDKYKAELVPAATYSACLEPLRNKQVEAITTDNVILAGFVDKEPDAFKLASDETFTKEPYGIGLKKDDTEFRNWINDQLEAFGKDGSYKKAWEATAGSVIKTAPELPAINRY from the coding sequence ATGAAGGCATTTATGACCCGCCGGAAGTCGTTCTTCGTGGCGGCCACTGCTGCCCTGGCGTTGTCCCTGAGCGCATGCGGCGGCACCACCCCCGGCACCACCAGCGATCCCACTGTTGCCGACAAGCCGACGTTTGCCGCCGGCACCACCATGGCCAAGCTGTCCGCCGCGGGCACCATCAAGATCGGCACAAAGTACGACCAGCCGCTGTTCGGCCAAGTGGGCCTGGACGGCAAGCCGGTGGGCTTCGACGTCGAGATGGGCAAGCTGATCGCAGCCAAGCTGGGCATCGCCGCCGACAAGATCGAATGGTCAGAGACTGTCTCAGCCAACCGCGAACCCTTCATTGAGCAGGGCAAGGTGGACCTTGTCATTGCCACGTACACCATCAATGACAAGCGCAAGCAGGTCGTCAGCTTCGCGGGCCCGTATTACGAGGCCGGCCAGGCGCTGATGGTGAACAAGGACAACACGTCCATCACCAAGCCTGAGGACGTCGCAGGCAAGAAAGTCTGCTCCGTCACCGGTTCCACCCCGGCCGCGACAATCGTGGACAAGTACAAGGCCGAGCTCGTTCCGGCAGCCACTTACTCCGCTTGCCTTGAGCCGCTGCGCAACAAGCAGGTCGAAGCGATCACCACCGACAATGTGATCCTGGCCGGCTTTGTGGACAAGGAACCGGATGCCTTCAAGCTGGCCTCGGATGAAACCTTCACCAAGGAGCCCTACGGCATTGGCCTGAAGAAGGACGACACCGAATTCCGCAACTGGATCAACGACCAGCTCGAGGCGTTTGGCAAGGATGGGTCCTACAAGAAGGCCTGGGAAGCAACGGCAGGCTCGGTCATCAAGACCGCCCCTGAACTTCCCGCCATCAACCGCTACTAG
- a CDS encoding amino acid ABC transporter permease: MEVIIENLPLYWEGLLRTLFLSVVSGIIALILGTLLAAARVSPVAALRGFSTVYVEILRNTPLTIAFFFAAIVLPRLGVTFQQFEVAAIIALSAYTAAFIAEAVRSGVNSVPLGQAEAARSIGMNFGQVLNLIILPQALRTVIPPLINILIALVKNSSVAGAFFVLELFGYGRQMANANGDQVMAVLLGVAFFYLLLTIPLGILASTVERKVAIAR; this comes from the coding sequence ATGGAAGTCATCATTGAAAACCTCCCTCTTTATTGGGAAGGCCTTCTCCGCACTCTTTTCCTGTCCGTCGTCTCCGGGATCATCGCCCTTATCCTCGGAACACTCCTGGCGGCAGCCCGCGTTTCCCCCGTTGCGGCACTCCGGGGATTCAGCACCGTCTACGTGGAAATCCTCCGGAACACTCCACTGACCATTGCCTTCTTTTTCGCAGCGATCGTTCTGCCCCGCCTCGGCGTGACATTCCAGCAGTTCGAGGTCGCAGCGATCATCGCCCTCAGCGCCTATACAGCGGCCTTCATTGCTGAAGCCGTCCGCTCGGGCGTTAACAGCGTCCCGCTCGGCCAGGCTGAGGCCGCGCGCAGCATCGGCATGAACTTCGGCCAGGTCCTGAATCTCATCATCCTGCCGCAGGCGCTTCGGACCGTGATCCCGCCGCTGATCAACATCCTGATTGCCCTCGTCAAGAACTCGTCCGTCGCCGGCGCGTTCTTTGTCCTGGAACTGTTCGGCTACGGCCGCCAAATGGCCAACGCCAACGGCGACCAGGTCATGGCAGTACTGCTCGGCGTTGCGTTCTTCTATCTGCTCCTCACCATTCCGCTGGGCATCCTTGCCAGCACGGTGGAACGAAAGGTGGCGATTGCCCGATGA